A stretch of the Theileria equi strain WA chromosome 1, complete sequence genome encodes the following:
- a CDS encoding hypothetical protein (encoded by transcript BEWA_033930A): protein MDEVDLEPKKDEVQDPGCAEDVLESEEAQVAESPKETPREPSDHEEEEVKVEEVEKKLEALKVEEKEVKPDYKRGESVILKREVSIVTEDYDIMKSDTPVCYLLYEGVDNGSFYLQWKASTGDELPTAVLLCVPTKTVPKFKITADGGKSLFSNKVVPDKMKFYSSICQFMKMAKDYKAKVQLLPGWITILPFKSDLHCHHDDNRVVKVGTEPFDLEGVNHVAIAGKSTSFSIKMTKEQFTANVRNCGYGLAL from the exons ATGGATGAAGTTGATTTGGAGCCAAAAAAGGACGAAGTCCAAGATCCAGGGTGCGCTGAAGATGTGCTAGAGTCTGAGGAAGCTCAAGTAGCCGAAAGTCCAAAAGAAACTCCAAGGGAACCATCAGATCACGAAGAGGAGGAAGTAAAAGTAGAAGAAGTTGAAAAGAAACTCGAGGCGCTGAAGGTTGAAGAGAAAGAAGTTAAACCGGACTACAAGAGAGGGGAGAGTGTAATACTTAAAAGGGAAGTCTCTATTGTTACCGAAGATTATGACATAATGAAAAGTGACACGCCTGTATGCTACTTGTTATATGAAGGTGTTGATAATGGGTCATTTTATTTACAATGGAAAGCAAGCACGGGCGATGAACTACCAACTGCTGTGCTTCTCTGTGTGCCTACCAAGACTGTCCCCAAGTTTAAAATTACTGCCGATGGAGGAAAGTCACTCTTCAGTAACAAAGTTGTT CCTGACAAGATGAAGTTTTATTCCTCAATATGCCAGTTTATGAAGATGGCAAAGGATTACAAGGCAAAAGTACAGTTGTTGCCGGGTTGGATAACAATTTTGCCATTTAAATCTGATCTCCACTGTCACCACGATGACAACAGG GTTGTCAAGGTTGGAACCGAACCTTTTGATCTTGAAGGAGTAAATCACGTGGCTATTGCGGGTAAAAGTACCAGTTTTAGTATCAAGATGACTAAAGAACAATTTACAGCTAACGTTAGAAACTGTGGCTACGGCCTAGCATTGTAA
- a CDS encoding hypothetical protein (encoded by transcript BEWA_033950A), with product MNDNNSLIYIQGGGSQGSGIRDQFLTSSIYSQDTFINQAHCNPSDIQYKNSLCSFTPITSRFSDTDSIDYQHYIESQELVKGNFLVPNKGKNTRSYTSGNTGSFGAEYLKDRGKGSNLHTFSINIPPGPHKPFTEGAPCASQTYRNENGLSHSDTSKVDCAMNESKSHNIMMQQVQGKGSDTDRVELDRLMSKAGKELLIAPEIASNDKTRRLLSACREIFVAVIGAQLVYVITSLLFGNIASAIIVSLLTIQSTFCHCDGRPIAYVINGLLSLSIGITVCVALVRDVSGLEPFKTEPVLRSLSYIYIPLCFIFSLLSFFLACSFRHLHSREKKAIIQATNNLVGDGYHIDRKKLVINRC from the coding sequence ATGAATGACAACAATTCATTGATATATATTCAGGGTGGAGGTTCTCAAGGATCTGGTATTAGGGATCAGTTTTTAACCAGTTCTATATACTCCCAAGACACATTTATCAACCAGGCGCACTGTAATCCATCAGATATACAGTACAAGAACTCTCTTTGTTCATTCACACCGATTACAAGTCGGTTTTCAGACACTGATAGTATTGATTACCAACATTACATAGAGTCACAAGAGCTTGTCAAGGGTAATTTTTTGGTTCCAAACAAGGGCAAGAATACTCGTAGCTACACATCGGGTAACACTGGTTCATTTGGAGCTGAATATCTTAAGGATAGAGGAAAGGGTAGCAATCTGCATACTTTTAGCATCAATATTCCTCCTGGTCCGCACAAACCGTTTACAGAAGGAGCTCCTTGCGCATCTCAAACATACAGGAATGAAAATGGTCTATCTCATTCAGATACATCTAAAGTTGATTGTGCAATGAACGAGTCTAAATCGCATAATATAATGATGCAGCAAGTCCAGGGAAAAGGTAGTGATACAGATCGTGTAGAGCTCGATAGGCTTATGTCAAAGGCTGGAAAGGAGTTATTGATTGCACCAGAGATTGCATCAAATGACAAAACACGTAGATTACTCTCCGCCTGCAGGGAAATATTTGTCGCAGTAATAGGCGCCCAACTAGTGTATGTTATTACAAGTCTACTTTTTGGTAATATAGCATCTGCAATCATTGTATCACTCTTGACTATACAGAGCACATTTTGCCATTGTGATGGAAGGCCAATTGCATATGTAATAAATGGCCTTTTATCACTATCTATTGGGATTACAGTTTGTGTAGCGCTAGTGCGCGATGTATCTGGTTTGGAACCCTTTAAAACGGAGCCTGTTTTGAGATCCCTTTCttacatttatattccactttgttttattttttcacttttatcctttttTCTCGCTTGCTCATTCAGGCATTTGCATTCTCGCGAGAAGAAGGCCATTATTCAGGCCACAAATAACCTTGTTGGTGATGGTTATCACATTGATAGAAAAAAACTTGTAATTAATAGGTGTTGA
- a CDS encoding hypothetical protein (encoded by transcript BEWA_033940A), with translation MRKPTPELSISEIQKEIERFSESEDSEAPSDESSHDKQTYDASFTEVNKLTSDEEAEVDLNDLTSLLTKSKRKAEDNVQDIDTLMLKTKFDIKRDSRANDIKKKKVAELMKHQANRELSNSEETYSSKAWHVPLLEVPKPEPPKSAKNKKSRSVQK, from the exons ATGCGTAAACCAACACCAGAACTTTCCATATCTGAAATTCAGAAGGAAATTGAGCGCTTTAGCGAAAGCGAGGATTCCGAAGCTCCCAGTGATGAATCTTCCCATGATAAGCAAACATATGATGCAAGCTTTACTGAAGTAAATAAATTGACCTCCGATGAAGAAGCTGAAGTTGATTTGAATGATCTAACATCGCTATTGACCAAATCGAAAAGGAAGGCAGAGGATAATGTGCAGGACATAG ACACTCTCATGCTCAAGACAAAATTCGACATAAAAAGAGATAGTAGAGCGAATGATATCAAAAAGAAAAAAGTTGCGGAACTCATGAAGCATCAAGCTAATCGTGAACTGAGCAATTCAGAAGAAACATATTCATCTAAAGCTTGGCACGTTCCTCTTCTCGAAGTACCAAAGCCAG AACCACCGAAAAGCgccaagaataaaaaatcCAGATCCGTGCAAAAATAA
- a CDS encoding hypothetical protein (encoded by transcript BEWA_033960A) translates to MEPLEQLRSQDSFRYLGVNVSITMITGEVLTGELYCMDMQKGQTIVIKSKDTPDSSSIHIIRATSIKKFEVFGRLNESLYDIPRINYDDLAYFKPLVVKHNEENHSRRNH, encoded by the exons ATGGAGCCCCTTGAGCAGTTGCGGAGTCAAGATTCTTTCAGATATCTTGGAG TAAACGTTTCCATTACTATGATCACTGGAGAAGTTTTGACCGGCGAATTATACTGTATGGATATGCAAAAGGGCCAAACAATTGTCATTA AGTCAAAGGATACTCCtgattcttcatctatTCACATTATAAGAGCTACATCGATAAAAAAATTCGAGGTGTTTGGTCGCCTGAATGAATCGCTCTACGACATTCCACGCATAAATTATGACGATCTAGCATATTTTAAACCGCTAGTGGTTAAACACAACGAGGAAAATCACAGCAGACGTAATCATTGA